Proteins encoded within one genomic window of Trichomycterus rosablanca isolate fTriRos1 chromosome 7, fTriRos1.hap1, whole genome shotgun sequence:
- the LOC134317678 gene encoding chymotrypsin-like elastase family member 2A, translating to MKLLILALFIAGAYGCGLPTFPPVVNRVVGGDDVRANSWPWQISLQYKSGSYFYHTCGGTLISDQWVLTAAHCIGSRTYRVYLGKHSLDSDNEKGSIAMSVEKIVVHPQWDSYNIRNDIALIKLQTPVQLSDTIMPSCLPDEGNVLPDGAPCYVTGWGRLWTGGPIADILQQALLPVVSHATCSRFDWWGNLVTEKMVCAGGDGQLASCNGDSGGPLNCQRPDGSWEVQGVVSFGSSLGCNYYKKPSVFTRVSSYISWINNVMTTN from the exons ATGAAACTCCTGATCTTGGCTTTGTTCATTGCCGGTG CCTACGGATGTGGGCTGCCAACTTTTCCACCTGTGGTAAACAGGGTTGTTGGAGGCGATGATGTTAGAGCTAACAGCTGGCCCTGGCAG ATCTCTCTGCAGTACAAGAGTGGAAGCTACTTCTACCATACCTGTGGCGGAACTCTTATCTCAGACCAGTGGGTTCTTACTGCTGCTCACTGCATTGG TAGCCGAACATACAGAGTATACCTGGGCAAGCACAGTCTGGATTCTGACAATGAGAAAGGCTCAATTGCAATGAGTGTTGAAAAGATCGTTGTCCACCCACAGTGGGATTCCTATAATATCAG AAATGACATCGCCTTGATCAAGCTTCAGACCCCTGTGCAACTTTCTGACACCATTATGCCTTCCTGTTTGCCTGATGAAGGAAATGTCCTGCCCGATGGTGCCCCCTGCTATGTCACTGGCTGGGGTCGTCTTTGGA CTGGAGGTCCAATTGCTGATATTCTGCAGCAGGCTCTGTTGCCTGTGGTTAGCCATGCTACCTGCTCTAGGTTTGACTGGTGGGGAAACCTGGTTACTGAGAAAATGGTGTGTGCTGGAGGAGATGGTCAGCTGGCCAGCTGCAAC GGTGACTCTGGTGGCCCATTGAACTGCCAGAGACCTGATGGTTCCTGGGAGGTTCAAGGTGTGGTGAGTTTTGGCTCCAGTCTTGGCTGCAACTACTACAAGAAGCCTTCTGTATTTACTCGTGTCTCTTCCTACATTTCCTGGATCAACAAT GTGATGACCACAAACTAA